The proteins below come from a single Leopardus geoffroyi isolate Oge1 chromosome D3, O.geoffroyi_Oge1_pat1.0, whole genome shotgun sequence genomic window:
- the ZNF70 gene encoding zinc finger protein 70 translates to MEVPAAAKLGETFVFEDGLEMQQELFPEEDLGDPFLQERGLEQMAVIYKEIPLGEQDEEHDDYEGNFSLCSSPVQHQSTPLVHRPQDDDLFGQTFLQKSDLSMCQIIHSGEEPSRRDCEQVSRVHAGPNEPHRTAPPAKPYACRECGKAFSQSSHLLRHLVIHTGEKPYECCECGKAFSQSSHLLRHQIIHTGEKPYECRECGKAFRQSSALTQHQKTHTGKRPYECRECGKDFSRSSSLRKHERIHTGEKPYQCKECGKSFNQSSGLSQHRKIHTLKKPHECELCGKAFCHRSHLIRHQRIHTGKKPYKCEECGKAFSQSSNLIEHRKTHTGEKPYKCHKCGKAFSQSSSLIEHQRIHTGEKPYECGQCGKAFCHSSALIQHQRIHTGKKPYTCNECGKAFRHRSALIEHYKTHTREKPYECNKCGKSFRGSSHLIRHQKIHAGEKL, encoded by the coding sequence ATGGAGGTTCCCGCAGCAGCCAAGCTTGGTGAGACCTTTGTGTTTGAGGACGGATTAGAGATGCAGCAAGAACTTTTCCCAGAGGAGGACCTGGGGGACCCTTTTCTTCAGGAAAGAGGCTTAGAGCAAATGGCTGTTATTTATAAGGAGATCCCTCTTGGGGAGCAGGACGAGGAACATGACGATTATGAGGGCAATTTTAGTCTGTGCTCAAGCCCTGTTCAGCATCAGAGTACCCCCCTGGTACACAGACCCCAGGACGATGACCTTTTCGGCCAAACCTTCCTCCAGAAATCAGACCTTAGTATGTGTCAGATAATCCACAGTGGAGAAGAACCCAGTAGACGTGACTGTGAACAGGTGAGCAGGGTGCACGCAGGACCTAACGAACCTCACAGAACTGCGCCGCCAGCAAAACCCTATGCTTGTCgggaatgtgggaaggccttcagcCAGAGCTCCCACCTTCTCCGGCACCTGGTGATTCACACCGGGGAGAAGCCCTACGAGTGTTGTGAGTGCGGGAAGGCCTTCAGCCAGAGCTCGCACCTTCTCAGACATCAGATAATCCACACGGGGGAGAAGCCCTATGAATGCCGGGAATGCGGAAAAGCCTTTCGCCAGAGTTCAGCCCTCACGCAACACCAGAAAACCCACACTGGGAAGAGACCATACGAGTGTAGGGAATGTGGGAAAGATTTCAGCCGGAGCTCAAGTCTCCGAAAACACGAGCGCATTCACACGGGTGAGAAACCTTATCAGTGTAAGGAATGCGGGAAATCCTTCAACCAGAGTTCCGGCCTGAGCCAGCACCGCAAAATCCACACCCTGAAGAAGCCTCACGAGTGTGAGCTCTGCGGGAAAGCCTTCTGTCACAGGTCCCACCTGATTCGGCACCAGCGGATTCACACGGGgaagaaaccttacaaatgtgaAGAGTGCGGGAAGGCCTTCAGCCAGAGCTCCAACCTCATTGAGCATCGGAAGACGCACACTGGCGAGAAACCCTACAAATGCCATAAGTGTGGTAAGGCCTTCAGCCAGAGCTCATCCCTCATCGAGCACCAGCGCATCCACACCGGGGAGAAGCCCTATGAGTGCGGCCAGTGTGGGAAGGCCTTCTGCCACAGCTCGGCACTGATTCAGCACCAGAGAATCCACACAGGGAAGAAACCCTACACGTGCAACGAGTGCGGCAAGGCCTTCCGGCACAGGTCAGCCCTGATCGAGCACTATAAAACCCACACCAGAGAGAAGCCCTATGAGTGTAACAAATGCGGCAAGTCCTTCAGGGGAAGCTCACACCTTATTCGGCACCAGAAAATCCATGCTGGGGAGAAGCTCTAG
- the VPREB3 gene encoding pre-B lymphocyte protein 3 isoform X1, protein MACWHLALLLTGALLSGLAQPDALLVFPGQVAQLSCILSPRHAIIGEYGVSWYQQRAGSAPRYLLYYRSEEDYHRPPDIPDRFSAATDAAHNTCILTISPVQPEDDADYYCSVGYIS, encoded by the exons ATGGCCTGCTGGCATCTGGCCCTTCTTCTGACTGGGGCCCTCCTGTCAG GCTTGGCCCAGCCGGATGCACTGCTTGTCTTCCCAGGTCAAGTGGCCCAACTCTCCTGCATTCTCAGCCCCCGCCATGCCATCATCGGGGAGTACGGCGTGTCTTGGTATCAGCAACGGGCAGGCAGTGCCCCCCGATACCTCCTCTACTACCGCTCAGAGGAGGACTACCACCGGCCCCCTGACATCCCTGACCGCTTCTCAGCAGCCACGGACGCCGCCCACAACACCTGCATTCTGACCATCAGCCCTGTGCAGCCTGAGGATGATGCAGATTATTACTGCTCTGTGGGTTACATATCCTAG
- the VPREB3 gene encoding pre-B lymphocyte protein 3 isoform X2 produces the protein MACWHLALLLTGALLSGQVAQLSCILSPRHAIIGEYGVSWYQQRAGSAPRYLLYYRSEEDYHRPPDIPDRFSAATDAAHNTCILTISPVQPEDDADYYCSVGYIS, from the exons ATGGCCTGCTGGCATCTGGCCCTTCTTCTGACTGGGGCCCTCCTGTCAG GTCAAGTGGCCCAACTCTCCTGCATTCTCAGCCCCCGCCATGCCATCATCGGGGAGTACGGCGTGTCTTGGTATCAGCAACGGGCAGGCAGTGCCCCCCGATACCTCCTCTACTACCGCTCAGAGGAGGACTACCACCGGCCCCCTGACATCCCTGACCGCTTCTCAGCAGCCACGGACGCCGCCCACAACACCTGCATTCTGACCATCAGCCCTGTGCAGCCTGAGGATGATGCAGATTATTACTGCTCTGTGGGTTACATATCCTAG
- the CD3H22orf15 gene encoding LOW QUALITY PROTEIN: uncharacterized protein C22orf15 homolog (The sequence of the model RefSeq protein was modified relative to this genomic sequence to represent the inferred CDS: deleted 1 base in 1 codon; substituted 1 base at 1 genomic stop codon), translated as MFITVMFGAGCWELVNTWCSLVTLTAHLRQRGQVPPDAIIALLAEDGHLVSLDEGASQAPSMGSPLLQERGTYVLVQIISKWATEGEDGAPTRYESLLENLDDQCPELAGPNRXQPSGILLAESGITEKLHQQEGQGHRLDARPPRGGGPKTWVQRRGSKDVGASNPDRGRQQVYPGIPAPRVRCPWGPC; from the exons ATGTTTATCACAGTGATGTTTGGAG CTGGCTGCTGGGAGCTGGTGAACACTTGGTGCAGCCTGGTGACACTCACTGCCCACTTGAGGCAGAGGGGGCAGGTGCCCCCAGATG cgaTCATTGCCCTCCTGGCTGAGGATGGGCACCTGGTGAGCCTGGATGAAGGGGCTTCCCAGGCCCCTTCCATGGGCAGCCCCCTGCTGCAGGAGCGTGGGACCTATGTCCTTGTGCAGATCATCAGTAAGTGGG CCACAGAGGGGGAGGATGGGGCCCCCACCCGCTACGAGTCCCTACTGGAGAACCTGGATGACCAGTGTCCAGAGCTCGCAG GCCCAAACAGATAGCAGCCCAGTGGCATTCTTCTTGCAGAATCTGGAATTACTGAGAAGCTG CATCAGCAAGAGGGGCAAGGTCACAGACTGGACGCGAGGCCACCAAGGGGGGGGGGCCCTAAGACGTGGGTGCAGAGAAGGGGATCCAAAGATGTGGGGGCAAGCAACCCTGACAGGGGGAGACAACAGGTTTATCCAGGGATTCCAGCACCTAGAGTCAGGTGCCCTTGGGGTCCCTGCTAA
- the CHCHD10 gene encoding coiled-coil-helix-coiled-coil-helix domain-containing protein 10, mitochondrial, which translates to MPRGSRSAAARPASRTAAPSVHPPAHPPPSAAAPAPTPSGQPGLMAQMASTAAGVAVGSAVGHVVGSALTGAFSGGSSEPAQPATQQAPIRTGPQPLQMGPCAYEIKQFLDCSTTQSDLSLCEGFSEALKQCKYNHGLSSLP; encoded by the exons ATGCCCCGGGGAAGCCGCAGCGCGGCCGCCCGGCCAGCCAG CCGCACCGCTGCGCCCTCAGTTCACCCGCCAGCGCACCCGCCGCCGTCTGCTGCTGCACCGGCCCCCACCCCGTCAGGCCAGCCCGGCCTGATGGCGCAGATGGCGTCCACGGCCGCTGGCGTGGCTGTGGGCTCGGCTGTGGGACACGTCGTGGGTAGCGCCCTGACCGGAGCCTTCAGCGgagggagctcagagcctgcccaGCCTGCCACTCAGCAG GCCCCCATCCGcactggcccccagcccctgcagaTGGGGCCCTGCGCCTACGAGATCAAGCAGTTCCTGGACTGCTCCACCACTCAGAGTGACCTGTCCCTGTGTGAGGGCTTCAGTGAGGCCCTGAAGCAGTGCAAGTACAACCACG gTCTGAGCTCCCTGCCCTGA